The Niastella koreensis GR20-10 genome includes a window with the following:
- a CDS encoding Ig-like domain-containing protein translates to MKRIICLQIVTCMLVTGMNAQVTENFNTRNGVALNQVKGYLQSHCWTLPNFEITGFNTETDGWLVPGSAISTNQRTGIYTPSLDITDNITVSFNYQFNLAFEKGTRRWLKVFLTDPNNINVTQLDSFECAPTALAIKNYNKTFSHLQPGIYKLYLNYQGIGGATRIAIDQLNVSAPQHYAEGCNTSPVAVNDDISGLPNHTATGLVTINDRDADNDRLNAYLITNSQDGKVTMHGDGSFTFIPNPGFTGHSTTFTYKVCDNGYGRLCSQDATVKLDFPEEAVSLSDFAGLYNDGGQVELKWATGYEYNNDRFEIERSLDGHKWITAGTVKSQGTSATRKVYSFDDEVGKNKALKKDLYYRLKQVDDAGKVATSRLLVVRVYNTPTVKMMSVTPNPAKKDISVTTQLNESSFVALKILNADGAIVMNKTSKADAGASNFIMEGSRNLQPGAYTLDVSVNSKERMLVKLIKE, encoded by the coding sequence ATGAAGCGCATTATTTGCTTACAGATAGTGACCTGTATGCTGGTTACCGGCATGAACGCACAGGTTACTGAAAATTTCAACACCCGCAACGGTGTTGCCCTAAACCAGGTTAAAGGATACTTACAAAGTCATTGCTGGACGTTACCAAATTTCGAGATCACCGGCTTCAATACCGAAACGGACGGCTGGCTGGTTCCCGGTAGCGCCATCAGCACCAATCAACGAACGGGCATTTATACCCCGTCGCTTGATATTACTGATAACATCACGGTTTCTTTTAATTACCAATTCAACCTGGCTTTTGAAAAAGGCACCCGCCGGTGGTTAAAAGTGTTTTTAACCGATCCCAACAATATTAATGTAACCCAGTTGGATAGTTTTGAATGTGCCCCCACAGCGCTGGCTATCAAAAACTACAACAAAACTTTCTCCCACTTGCAACCAGGTATTTATAAACTATACCTGAACTACCAGGGTATTGGCGGCGCCACCCGTATTGCCATAGATCAACTGAATGTTTCAGCTCCCCAGCATTATGCTGAAGGTTGCAACACGTCGCCTGTGGCAGTAAATGATGATATCAGCGGCCTGCCCAATCATACCGCAACCGGGCTGGTTACCATAAACGACCGTGATGCCGACAACGACCGGCTGAATGCTTATCTCATCACTAATTCGCAGGATGGCAAAGTAACCATGCATGGCGATGGCAGCTTCACGTTTATTCCCAATCCCGGATTCACCGGCCATTCTACCACCTTTACCTATAAAGTTTGCGACAATGGCTATGGCCGCCTGTGCTCACAGGATGCCACCGTTAAACTCGACTTTCCCGAAGAGGCGGTTAGCCTGAGCGATTTTGCCGGGCTTTATAACGATGGCGGACAGGTGGAATTAAAATGGGCAACGGGTTATGAGTATAACAACGACCGGTTTGAAATTGAAAGAAGCCTCGATGGCCACAAATGGATCACTGCCGGCACCGTAAAATCACAGGGCACTTCTGCTACCAGGAAAGTGTATTCGTTCGACGATGAGGTGGGCAAGAACAAGGCATTGAAAAAAGACCTCTATTATCGCCTGAAACAGGTTGATGATGCAGGTAAGGTGGCTACCAGTCGGTTACTGGTTGTGCGGGTGTATAATACACCTACGGTGAAAATGATGAGCGTTACGCCTAATCCGGCCAAAAAAGATATTTCAGTGACTACGCAATTGAATGAAAGCAGCTTTGTAGCGTTGAAGATCCTGAACGCCGATGGCGCCATTGTGATGAATAAAACCTCGAAAGCCGATGCAGGCGCCAGTAATTTTATTATGGAAGGAAGCCGCAATTTGCAGCCCGGAGCTTATACGTTGGATGTATCTGTTAACAGTAAAGAGCGGATGCTGGTAAAACTGATTAAAGAATAA
- the pdxA gene encoding 4-hydroxythreonine-4-phosphate dehydrogenase PdxA, producing MNAQQQKPIIGISIGDLNGIGTELVIKTLNDHRLLELCTPVIFASNKVINFYRKSVPDINFSYQSIKELNRVNYKQINIFNCWEEEVGITPGQLSDIGGKYAIKSLTVAAQALKEGKINGLVTAPIHKKNTHSQEFNYTGHTPYLKHIFGVQDVAMLMVAGNFRVGLLSEHVPINEAAKYVTRENILSKLNIINNSLIKDFGIDKPKVAVLGLNPHAGDEGLIGREEEEIIKPAIKDARHFMLAMGPYSADAFFARRQYEKFDAVLAMYHDQGLIPFKSLAIGEGVNYTAGLPAVRTSPDHGTAFDIAGKNKADHTSFLTAIFECIDIIERRSTYAESHRNPVKKVTPAILANVEDEKIEIDPNEE from the coding sequence ATGAACGCACAACAACAAAAACCTATTATAGGCATTTCAATTGGTGATTTGAACGGTATTGGGACAGAACTGGTTATAAAAACCCTTAACGACCATCGTTTGCTGGAACTTTGCACTCCTGTAATCTTCGCTTCCAATAAAGTGATCAATTTTTACCGCAAATCGGTACCCGACATCAATTTCAGCTATCAAAGCATTAAAGAACTGAACCGCGTTAACTATAAACAGATCAATATTTTCAACTGCTGGGAGGAAGAGGTGGGCATTACCCCGGGGCAATTATCCGACATAGGCGGCAAATACGCCATCAAGTCGCTCACCGTTGCGGCACAGGCACTGAAAGAAGGCAAGATCAACGGTTTGGTTACCGCCCCTATTCATAAAAAGAACACCCACAGCCAGGAATTCAATTATACCGGCCACACCCCATATTTAAAACACATTTTCGGTGTACAGGATGTTGCTATGCTGATGGTAGCCGGCAATTTCAGGGTAGGTTTGCTGAGCGAGCACGTGCCGATTAATGAAGCCGCCAAATACGTAACCCGGGAAAACATTCTGTCAAAACTGAATATCATCAATAATTCGCTGATCAAAGATTTTGGTATTGATAAACCCAAGGTAGCCGTACTGGGCCTTAACCCCCATGCCGGTGATGAGGGACTGATTGGCCGGGAAGAAGAAGAAATTATTAAACCGGCTATTAAAGACGCCCGTCATTTTATGCTGGCCATGGGCCCTTACAGTGCTGACGCATTTTTCGCCCGCCGTCAGTATGAAAAGTTCGATGCCGTACTGGCTATGTACCACGACCAGGGTTTGATTCCATTTAAATCGCTGGCCATTGGTGAAGGCGTGAATTATACCGCTGGTTTGCCAGCCGTTCGTACCTCACCCGACCACGGCACTGCCTTTGATATTGCAGGCAAGAACAAAGCCGATCATACTTCTTTCTTAACAGCTATATTTGAATGTATCGATATCATCGAGCGCCGCAGTACTTATGCTGAAAGCCATCGCAACCCGGTGAAGAAAGTAACACCGGCAATCCTGGCTAATGTAGAGGATGAAAAAATTGAAATAGATCCCAACGAAGAATAA
- a CDS encoding winged helix-turn-helix domain-containing protein: MEFKDLDPILHSQLRLAVVSLLISVKEAEFTFIREKTNATAGNLSVQINKLKEVGYIEVIKQFKDNYPQTICKITPAGVAAFEEYVKNLQSYLGVNK; encoded by the coding sequence ATGGAGTTTAAAGATCTGGATCCGATTTTACATTCCCAACTGCGGTTGGCGGTTGTTTCCCTTCTCATTAGTGTGAAGGAGGCAGAGTTTACGTTCATTCGTGAAAAAACGAATGCCACTGCCGGCAACCTGAGTGTGCAGATAAATAAGCTGAAAGAAGTGGGGTATATAGAAGTAATAAAACAATTCAAGGACAACTATCCGCAAACCATTTGTAAAATAACCCCTGCGGGCGTGGCTGCCTTTGAAGAGTATGTAAAGAACCTGCAGTCGTACCTGGGCGTAAATAAATAA
- a CDS encoding 2TM domain-containing protein, with amino-acid sequence MENEKDPQLWKIAKRRVGFKYNLIAYLGMNCFFWGIWLFTGSNNGYGGFPWPIWPMFGWGIGVLYQFFDAYVFTKNGSSVEREYEKLKRQQGNFQ; translated from the coding sequence ATGGAAAATGAAAAAGACCCACAATTGTGGAAAATAGCCAAACGCAGGGTTGGGTTTAAATATAACCTGATAGCATATCTTGGCATGAACTGTTTCTTTTGGGGCATATGGCTCTTTACCGGCTCCAATAATGGTTATGGAGGATTCCCCTGGCCAATATGGCCAATGTTTGGATGGGGAATTGGCGTGTTGTATCAATTTTTCGATGCATACGTTTTTACAAAAAACGGCAGCAGTGTAGAACGGGAATATGAAAAATTGAAACGGCAGCAAGGAAATTTTCAATAA
- a CDS encoding ABC transporter ATP-binding protein encodes MSAIIKVNNLSKQYREVNAVNDISFTVNTGDIYGFLGQNGAGKSTTIRMLLTLIAPTAGTIELLGKNLHANRKEVLQQVGAVIEKPDLYKYLTGYENLSLFARMSGVKITQKKLTEQLEQVGLTERAHSKVRTYSQGMKQRLGIAIALIHDPKLIILDEPTNGLDPQGIADIRNLILHLSRHQGKTILVSSHLLHEIELIANRMLIIDKGKKIMEGTVAELVDPARTMVHLEVTNPQQVVAWLQSSRWNTCLQEQNKSVILLQMNKQQVPELTADLVKAGANIMSLQPQNSLESYFLSLTTENRHVDTFTN; translated from the coding sequence ATGTCTGCAATTATAAAAGTTAACAATTTAAGTAAGCAATATCGCGAAGTGAATGCGGTAAATGACATTTCATTTACCGTGAACACAGGTGATATTTATGGTTTCCTGGGCCAGAACGGCGCCGGAAAGTCCACCACTATTCGCATGCTGCTTACCCTTATTGCACCAACAGCCGGCACCATTGAATTGCTAGGTAAAAATTTACATGCCAATCGTAAAGAAGTGTTGCAGCAGGTAGGCGCTGTTATTGAAAAGCCCGATCTGTATAAATACCTGACGGGTTATGAAAATCTGTCCCTGTTTGCCAGAATGAGTGGGGTAAAGATTACCCAAAAAAAGCTTACTGAACAGCTGGAGCAGGTAGGGCTCACCGAACGGGCGCATAGTAAAGTGCGTACCTATTCTCAGGGAATGAAACAGCGTTTGGGAATTGCCATTGCACTTATTCACGATCCAAAGCTGATCATACTCGACGAGCCCACCAATGGATTAGATCCTCAGGGTATAGCCGATATTCGTAATTTGATCCTGCATTTAAGCCGGCACCAGGGAAAAACCATTTTGGTTTCTTCGCACCTGTTGCACGAAATAGAACTGATAGCCAACCGCATGCTCATCATTGATAAAGGCAAAAAAATAATGGAAGGAACTGTTGCCGAACTGGTTGATCCCGCACGCACCATGGTGCACCTGGAAGTAACCAATCCGCAGCAGGTAGTAGCCTGGTTACAAAGCAGCCGCTGGAACACCTGTTTGCAGGAGCAGAATAAGTCTGTGATCCTTTTACAAATGAACAAGCAGCAAGTGCCCGAATTAACTGCCGACCTGGTAAAGGCCGGGGCCAATATTATGTCCCTGCAGCCACAGAATTCACTGGAATCGTATTTTCTGTCATTAACAACCGAAAACCGGCATGTGGACACTTTTACAAATTGA
- a CDS encoding ABC transporter permease, with translation MWTLLQIELFKIFKRPRTYIAFVAIAAIVVLIQLALYLDGKTYVNFMLQSIERFNVEGKILNGYFACYLILQTLLIHVPLLIALVGGDMIAGEANMGTLRLLISKPINRRTLLISKFLASTIYTLLLLVWMAIFSLLMSLIIFGSGDLIVFQSQVIIQIPRSDVFWRYLAAFGFAAIAMTTVAALSFLLSLFAENSIGPIVAAMSVVIVCTILTTMDLPLFVSMKPYLFTSHMLGWKGFFDIRAAADGSAEIGSIQNLPAILKSAAILVVHIIGFVGAAILIFRKKDILS, from the coding sequence ATGTGGACACTTTTACAAATTGAGCTTTTCAAAATATTTAAACGTCCCCGTACTTACATTGCCTTTGTTGCCATTGCCGCTATTGTGGTTTTAATACAGTTGGCATTGTACCTCGATGGTAAAACCTATGTGAACTTTATGCTGCAAAGCATAGAGCGGTTTAATGTGGAAGGTAAGATCCTGAACGGGTATTTTGCCTGTTATTTAATTCTGCAAACCCTGCTCATACATGTGCCCCTGCTGATTGCGCTGGTTGGTGGAGATATGATAGCCGGCGAAGCCAATATGGGTACCCTGCGTTTGCTCATTAGCAAACCCATTAACCGGCGTACCTTGTTGATTAGTAAATTCCTGGCTTCTACTATTTATACTTTGCTGCTCCTGGTGTGGATGGCGATCTTTTCGCTGCTGATGTCGTTGATAATATTTGGTTCGGGTGATCTGATAGTATTTCAAAGCCAGGTTATTATTCAAATTCCGCGGTCAGATGTATTCTGGCGTTATCTCGCTGCCTTTGGGTTTGCGGCTATTGCCATGACAACCGTGGCTGCCCTGTCGTTCTTACTCTCATTGTTTGCAGAGAACTCTATCGGGCCCATTGTGGCGGCCATGAGCGTGGTAATTGTTTGTACCATTCTCACTACGATGGACCTGCCTTTATTCGTTTCAATGAAACCTTATTTGTTCACCTCGCATATGTTGGGTTGGAAAGGCTTTTTTGACATCAGGGCAGCGGCCGATGGGAGTGCAGAAATCGGCAGTATACAAAACCTGCCGGCAATATTGAAGTCTGCTGCAATACTGGTAGTCCATATTATTGGCTTTGTAGGGGCTGCGATTTTAATATTCAGGAAGAAAGATATATTGTCATAA
- a CDS encoding PAS domain S-box protein — protein MKGVSLSKWFRNVSIAKKLYFTVGIMATLIAIELGALIFSINTLSAVRAYVSGEGLWSKAQKDAMYQLLRYSRTHNEADYQKFKEFMKVSGGDHKTLIELNKAKPDMAIAREGFIEGRNHKDDVDGMIKLFTRFNRIYYINKAIKAWAAADLSVREFIPISEQLHNEINLPNPSPEKISAIVQSIDPLNARLTVLEDEFSYTLGEGSRWLENLVLRLLFLIALSVEITGLTLAIIVSRNIQKGLNEILQSAKAVAKNDFSRKAKAFSKDEIGILANNFNSMAEELHRSMHDIEQAQQKFKGLLESAPDAIVIMDEKGNITLVNKQCENIFGYQKDELIGANMELLLPERFRSTQQEQPKSIHDIPGVRSTDIGLEVLGRRKNGEEFPIEMSISPLETEEGLLVTAAIRDISEKKRMEKEIREANVTLEKKVQKRTAELEIKNKELEQFAYVASHDLQEPLRTTSSFVELLRKQYHGRLDEHADRYIDYVIQASDRMKTLIKDLLDYSRIGREKQFEPVNCNLALAEVLADLTKVIKENQAEIVAGPLPVVNAFATELKLLFQNLISNSIKFQQPGIAPHIEITTAKQTGYWHFQIRDNGIGIDKQYQQRIFIIFQRLHNRSVYEGSGIGLAHCKKIVELHGGKIWVESEVGKGSTFHFTIAD, from the coding sequence ATGAAGGGTGTTTCGCTGTCCAAATGGTTTAGAAACGTATCCATTGCCAAAAAGTTATACTTTACTGTTGGCATTATGGCTACCCTGATTGCTATAGAACTGGGGGCACTGATCTTTTCTATAAATACCCTTTCGGCTGTACGGGCTTATGTAAGCGGCGAAGGCCTTTGGTCAAAAGCGCAAAAAGACGCCATGTACCAGTTGTTACGGTACAGCCGCACACATAATGAAGCCGATTATCAGAAGTTCAAGGAATTTATGAAGGTTTCCGGAGGTGATCACAAAACCCTTATAGAACTGAATAAAGCAAAACCAGACATGGCAATTGCCAGGGAGGGTTTTATTGAAGGCCGCAACCACAAAGACGATGTGGATGGGATGATAAAACTGTTTACCCGCTTCAACCGTATTTATTACATTAACAAAGCCATCAAAGCATGGGCAGCAGCCGACTTGTCGGTAAGAGAGTTTATTCCCATTAGTGAGCAATTACACAATGAAATAAACTTACCCAATCCCTCACCCGAAAAGATCAGCGCCATTGTTCAGTCAATAGATCCCCTGAACGCCCGGCTAACGGTACTGGAAGATGAGTTTTCTTATACCCTGGGGGAAGGATCGCGCTGGCTCGAAAACCTGGTATTGCGGTTATTATTCCTGATTGCGCTTTCCGTTGAAATAACCGGTTTAACACTGGCCATTATAGTAAGCCGCAATATTCAAAAAGGATTGAACGAAATCCTGCAGTCGGCCAAAGCCGTTGCTAAAAATGACTTCAGCCGCAAGGCAAAAGCATTTTCAAAAGATGAAATTGGCATTCTGGCCAATAATTTCAACAGCATGGCGGAAGAGCTGCATCGAAGTATGCACGATATTGAGCAGGCGCAACAAAAATTCAAAGGACTGCTGGAATCGGCGCCTGATGCAATTGTGATCATGGACGAAAAAGGCAACATCACCCTGGTAAACAAACAATGCGAAAATATTTTCGGCTATCAAAAAGACGAACTGATAGGAGCTAATATGGAGCTCCTGTTGCCCGAACGCTTCCGGTCCACACAACAGGAACAACCCAAATCGATCCATGATATTCCCGGTGTACGGTCAACGGATATAGGGCTTGAAGTGTTGGGCCGGCGAAAGAACGGCGAAGAGTTTCCGATAGAAATGAGTATAAGTCCGCTCGAAACTGAAGAAGGTTTACTGGTAACTGCTGCCATTCGGGATATTTCAGAAAAGAAACGAATGGAAAAAGAAATCAGGGAAGCCAATGTTACCCTGGAGAAAAAAGTACAAAAACGAACTGCCGAGCTGGAGATCAAGAATAAAGAGCTGGAACAGTTTGCTTATGTAGCCTCACACGATCTGCAGGAACCATTACGCACTACATCCAGCTTTGTAGAACTGTTGCGTAAACAATATCATGGCCGGTTAGATGAGCATGCCGACCGTTATATCGACTATGTGATTCAGGCTTCAGACAGAATGAAGACGTTGATCAAAGACCTGCTTGACTATTCACGTATTGGCCGCGAAAAACAATTTGAACCGGTTAACTGCAACCTGGCGCTGGCAGAAGTGCTGGCCGATCTTACCAAAGTGATCAAGGAAAATCAGGCAGAGATTGTAGCCGGGCCGCTGCCGGTAGTAAATGCATTTGCCACAGAATTAAAACTCTTATTTCAAAACCTGATCAGCAACTCCATTAAATTTCAGCAACCAGGCATTGCTCCGCATATCGAGATAACTACTGCCAAGCAAACCGGTTACTGGCATTTTCAAATCCGCGACAATGGCATTGGCATAGATAAACAATACCAGCAGCGCATCTTCATTATTTTCCAGCGGCTGCACAACCGCTCGGTATATGAAGGATCAGGCATAGGGCTGGCGCACTGTAAAAAAATAGTGGAACTGCATGGCGGGAAGATCTGGGTGGAATCTGAGGTTGGTAAAGGAAGCACCTTCCATTTTACTATAGCAGATTAG
- a CDS encoding hydroxypyruvate isomerase family protein, producing the protein MKRRNFLQQLSLTGASLLTASAAGAAATASRQQPIPTADKPFNLNYATHDGMFKNSAGADFIDQIKFAYDHGFRSIEDNGMMARTPEQQKKIGDTLQKLGMNMGVFVVTSDNWHWKTSLTTGKQEWIGKMMSDCKTAVEVAKRCGAKWMTVVPGNYERSLSTELQTANVIAALRQASAVLEPHGLVMVLEMLSDNPDLFLRHSDQGYMICKAVNSPACKMLFDMYHMQRNEGDIINNLDRWWEEIGYLQIGDNPGRKEPGTGEMNYKNIFKHIHEKGYKGILGMEHGISQTGQEGETALIKAYRDADSFL; encoded by the coding sequence ATGAAAAGACGGAACTTTCTGCAACAGCTTTCGCTGACTGGCGCTTCATTACTAACTGCTTCTGCTGCCGGTGCAGCTGCTACTGCTTCCCGTCAGCAGCCAATACCCACTGCAGATAAACCTTTCAACTTAAATTATGCTACCCATGATGGCATGTTTAAAAACAGTGCAGGCGCCGATTTTATTGACCAGATAAAATTTGCGTATGACCATGGGTTTCGTTCTATCGAAGACAATGGCATGATGGCCCGCACGCCCGAGCAGCAAAAGAAAATTGGCGACACCCTGCAAAAGCTGGGTATGAATATGGGCGTTTTTGTAGTTACTTCAGATAACTGGCATTGGAAAACATCCCTTACTACAGGTAAACAGGAGTGGATAGGTAAAATGATGAGTGATTGTAAGACCGCAGTAGAAGTAGCCAAACGCTGCGGCGCCAAATGGATGACGGTAGTGCCAGGTAACTATGAAAGATCACTGTCGACCGAATTGCAGACCGCCAACGTAATTGCCGCCCTGCGCCAGGCAAGCGCCGTACTGGAACCACATGGACTGGTAATGGTGCTGGAAATGCTGAGCGACAATCCCGACCTGTTCCTGCGCCACTCCGACCAGGGTTATATGATCTGCAAAGCGGTGAACAGCCCTGCCTGCAAAATGCTGTTCGATATGTATCATATGCAACGCAACGAAGGCGATATCATCAACAACCTCGACAGGTGGTGGGAAGAGATCGGTTACCTGCAAATAGGTGATAACCCGGGCAGAAAGGAACCTGGTACCGGCGAAATGAACTATAAGAACATCTTCAAACACATACATGAAAAAGGCTATAAGGGAATACTGGGTATGGAGCATGGGATTTCGCAAACAGGGCAGGAGGGAGAAACGGCGCTGATAAAAGCCTATCGCGATGCCGACAGCTTTCTGTAA
- a CDS encoding formylglycine-generating enzyme family protein yields MRSIQFVISFLFASATVIAQSSNAFAPYDQNIPGSSVSFSMVPVQAGIFSMGSPATEAGRKTTEGPAKKVQLDAFWMGAREVTYDEFLLFFNDENTPRETEVDAVTRPTPQYIDLSWGMGKQGGFPVNSMSQYTAMMYCRWLYNKTGVFYRLPTEAEWEYACRAGSTGTYFFGNDAKQLKDYAWFADNSNKKYQKTGQKKPNAWGLYDMLGNVAEWTLDQYKDDYFTAIGDAPANPMITPTETYPRAVRGGGYLDKPDALRCASRQPSDAAWNKRDPQMPKSKWWLTDAMAVGFRIVRPAKAPTAEEAEAFYKKYCHQ; encoded by the coding sequence GTGAGATCAATACAATTTGTAATATCATTTTTATTTGCAAGTGCTACCGTGATAGCACAAAGTTCCAATGCATTTGCGCCGTACGATCAAAATATTCCCGGCAGTTCCGTATCGTTCAGCATGGTGCCCGTACAAGCCGGCATTTTCAGCATGGGCAGCCCCGCAACTGAAGCAGGCCGTAAGACAACAGAGGGGCCGGCAAAAAAAGTTCAGCTCGATGCTTTCTGGATGGGCGCCAGAGAAGTGACCTACGATGAATTTTTATTGTTCTTCAACGATGAAAATACGCCACGCGAAACCGAAGTAGATGCGGTTACGCGGCCCACACCGCAGTACATCGATCTTAGCTGGGGTATGGGCAAACAGGGTGGCTTTCCGGTTAACAGCATGTCTCAATACACGGCTATGATGTACTGCCGCTGGTTGTATAATAAAACCGGCGTTTTTTACCGGCTGCCAACCGAAGCTGAATGGGAATATGCCTGCAGGGCCGGCAGTACCGGTACTTACTTTTTTGGCAACGATGCGAAACAGCTGAAAGATTATGCCTGGTTTGCCGATAACAGCAATAAGAAATACCAGAAAACCGGACAGAAAAAACCAAACGCCTGGGGCTTGTATGATATGCTGGGGAATGTGGCTGAATGGACGCTTGATCAATATAAAGATGATTATTTCACCGCTATTGGCGATGCGCCTGCCAATCCTATGATAACACCAACGGAAACCTACCCACGCGCTGTACGCGGTGGCGGTTACCTTGACAAACCTGATGCATTGCGTTGCGCCAGCCGCCAGCCATCCGATGCAGCCTGGAATAAACGCGATCCGCAAATGCCCAAAAGCAAATGGTGGCTAACCGATGCCATGGCTGTTGGGTTCAGGATCGTTCGCCCGGCGAAAGCGCCCACCGCTGAAGAAGCGGAGGCTTTTTATAAAAAATATTGTCACCAGTAA
- a CDS encoding Gfo/Idh/MocA family protein, whose protein sequence is MSTEQSNNLASSRRRFVKQSTVLAGGLLAAPFLSKANYFSGAEDTIKIALIGCGGRGTGAAQQALLSKQNVKLIAMADAFRDNLDRAHKRLTDPANAKDNGGVNIAERIDVPEERKFTGFDAYKKAIALADVVILATPPGFRPIHFEEAIKQGKHVFMEKPVATDPAGIKRVLDAAATAKQKKLNVVVGLQRHYQYSYRELFKRKNLIGDITSAQAWWNNDGVWVRPRQNGQTEMEYQMRNWYYFVWLCGDHICEQHIHNLDVINWFKEGHPVKAQGMGGRQVRKGKDNGEIFDHHYVEFTYADGSVLNSQCRHIPGTMSKVDELLIGTKGKIQCGAANIVDLKGKVLYQFDNKNENNPYQTEHDELFAAIAKGEYKFADAENGAHSSMTSILGRLATYTGQVVEWDKALNSGLDLHPQTYDFNAPPPVLPNNEGYYPVAIPGVTRYGF, encoded by the coding sequence ATGAGCACCGAACAATCTAACAACCTTGCCTCTTCACGCCGCCGGTTTGTAAAACAATCTACCGTTCTGGCTGGTGGATTACTTGCTGCACCATTTCTTTCAAAAGCCAATTATTTTTCCGGGGCAGAAGATACCATAAAAATAGCGCTGATCGGTTGTGGTGGCCGGGGAACCGGCGCTGCCCAGCAAGCGCTGCTTAGCAAACAAAACGTAAAGCTGATTGCCATGGCCGATGCTTTCCGTGATAATTTAGACAGAGCCCATAAACGTTTAACAGACCCGGCAAACGCCAAAGACAATGGCGGGGTGAATATAGCGGAACGGATAGATGTGCCTGAAGAAAGAAAATTCACAGGTTTTGACGCCTATAAAAAAGCTATTGCCCTGGCCGATGTAGTGATCCTGGCCACACCGCCCGGTTTCCGACCCATTCACTTTGAAGAAGCGATCAAACAGGGTAAACACGTGTTCATGGAAAAACCGGTAGCCACAGACCCTGCCGGCATCAAGCGGGTACTGGATGCGGCAGCAACAGCCAAACAGAAAAAATTAAACGTAGTAGTTGGACTGCAACGTCACTACCAGTACTCCTACCGCGAATTATTCAAACGGAAGAACCTGATTGGCGATATTACCTCCGCACAAGCCTGGTGGAACAATGACGGCGTTTGGGTGCGCCCACGCCAGAACGGCCAAACCGAAATGGAGTACCAGATGCGTAACTGGTATTATTTTGTGTGGCTATGCGGCGATCATATTTGCGAACAGCATATTCATAACCTCGATGTAATAAACTGGTTCAAGGAAGGCCATCCCGTAAAAGCCCAGGGCATGGGTGGCCGCCAGGTACGCAAAGGAAAAGACAATGGCGAAATATTCGACCACCACTATGTTGAATTCACGTATGCAGATGGGTCTGTGCTAAACAGCCAGTGCCGCCATATTCCCGGTACTATGAGCAAGGTGGATGAACTGCTGATAGGCACGAAAGGAAAGATCCAGTGCGGCGCTGCCAACATCGTTGACCTTAAAGGCAAAGTCTTATACCAGTTTGATAATAAAAACGAGAACAACCCATACCAAACCGAACACGATGAGTTGTTTGCGGCTATTGCCAAAGGTGAATACAAATTTGCCGATGCTGAAAATGGCGCCCACAGTTCCATGACATCTATTCTTGGCCGCCTGGCTACGTATACCGGCCAGGTAGTGGAGTGGGATAAAGCCCTGAACTCAGGTTTGGATCTTCACCCCCAAACGTACGACTTCAATGCCCCACCGCCGGTATTGCCAAATAATGAAGGTTACTATCCGGTTGCCATACCCGGTGTAACCAGGTATGGATTTTAA